From Drosophila yakuba strain Tai18E2 chromosome 2L, Prin_Dyak_Tai18E2_2.1, whole genome shotgun sequence, one genomic window encodes:
- the LOC122319453 gene encoding uncharacterized protein LOC122319453, which produces MKQQILVWLGYVLLLGASAEALAKENTIFSANKRLMDQTLQVMSHRRDPCENFVDYAKGNYGPSMDSYYHFDLHMNLKFLLLFEQLKYMTFETGSLEEKVLQFYKTCEMAKENELEDLNYLDIVQPSDSFSWPHQTPSGTEWPKEKFQWLETLARLRRYGMNAFIEMNLELDHHGETGTSVYMILIGRHYFEVTPYYDAVKSAETRLIRQGFNKSRTEFFMRGMQQLHKDLLKLPALDKHERRRMTLQELESDHGVKLGKYLEIAFGRPFPPEFVVLVDYLDFLIKLNQIMTSFDQETVAIYMMNLFADHTTSSRYVKTYREHDFLCVNIVQYLMKSASYLLYEEHVLGPKKVKEYETEVQRVFKAIRKQFRLRLDTNRLNLTASNISLLQNILSSLTVSVGNVRRKQDRGYLTDLYADLNPDDDFATMHLKALKAHMQIGWQKLDNIELTEPSGTAIDVPFGNLEEPFFAIRGHDVFKVSLLGFQLAEQVLSALFPYPKLPFTGCHKYNELIETLDDLGNYDDRSPCISPRETEMWNHKEILLVILNLVQDAYFSAGSEFDQTQPSFSDKTLKELFYLHFAQNKLDKYFHQSEEVGKPPRNLLLNIPSFVEAFSCNVPRKV; this is translated from the exons ATGAAGCAGCAAATACTCGTCTGGTTGGGCTACGTTCTTCTACTTGGAGCTTCAGCTGAAGCCTTGGCGAaggaaaatacaattttctcCGCCAACAAGAGATTGATGGACCAAACGCTACAAGTTATGAGCCACCGCAGGGATCCTTGTGAGAATTTTGTAGATTATGCCAAAGGCAATTACGGACCAAGTATGGATTCGTACTATCACTTTGACCTTCACATGAATTTAAAGTTCCTGCTGTTATTCGAGCAACTAAAATATATGACTTTCGAAACGGGAAGTCTGGAGGAGAAGGTTCTCCAATTCTACAAGACCTGCGAAATGGCTAAAGAGAACGAGCTTGAGGATTTGAACTATTTGGACATTGTGCAGCCGTCTGACAGTTTTTCCTGGCCACATCAAACACCATCGGGAACTGAGTGGCCCAAGGAGAAGTTTCAATGGCTGGAAACGCTCGCCCGATTGAGGCGCTATGGTATGAATGCGTTTATTGAAATGAATCTTGAATTAGATCACCATGGTGAAACTGGGACCAGCGTGTACATGATATTGATTGGAAGACATTATTTTGAAGTAACGCCATATTATGATGCTGTAAAAAGTGCTGAAACTCGTTTGATTCGTCAGGGATTCAACAAGAGTCGGACTGAATTTTTTATGAGAGGTATGCAACAGCTGCATAAAGACCTATTAAAGTTGCCCGCTCTTGACAAACACGAAAGAAGGCGTATGACTCTGCAAGAGCTAGAAAGTGACCATGGAGTTAAGCTCGGAAAATATCTCGAGATCGCTTTTGGTCGTCCATTTCCACCAGAATTCGTAGTGTTGGTGGATTATCTGGACTTTCTGATAAAACTAAACCAAATTATGACCTCCTTCGACCAAGAAACGGTAGCAATCTATATGATGAATCTCTTTGCCGATCATACCACATCGTCGAGATATGTGAAGACCTATCGAGAGCATGATTTCTTGTGCGTCAATATTGTACAATACCTAATGAAATCGGCCAGCTATCTGCTTTATGAAGAGCATGTCCTGGGACCCAAGAAAGTCAAGGAGTACGAAACGGAAGTTCAAAGGGTTTTTAAAGCGATTCGGAAGCAGTTTAGACTGAGGCTAGACACCAACCGCTTGAATCTAACGGCATCGAATATATCATTACTTCAGAACATATTGAGTTCCCTGACCGTTAGTGTTGGCAATGTACGTAGGAAGCAGGATCGTGGCTACTTAACCGATCTCTACGCCGATTTAAATCCGGATGATGATTTTGCAACCATGCATTTAAAGGCCTTGAAGGCGCATATGCAAATTGGGTGGCAGAAACTGGACAACATAGAGTTAACCGAGCCGAGTGGAACCGCCATCGATGTTCCCTTTGGCAATTTGGAGGAGCCCTTTTTTGCAATCCGTGGTCACGACGTATTTAAG GTCAGCCTTCTTGGATTTCAACTTGCGGAACAGGTGCTGTCGGCTCTATTTCCGTATCCAAAACTTCCCTTTACCGGTTGTCACAAGTACAATGAATTGATTGAAACACTCGATGATCTTGGAAATTATGATGACCGTTCTCCCTGCATTAGTCCGCGCGAAACCGAAATGTGGAACCACAAGGAAATCCTCCTGGTGATTTTGAATTTGGTGCAGGATGCATATTTTTCAGCCGGATCGGAATTTGATCAGACTCAACCCAGCTTCAGCGATAAGACGCTGAAAGAGCTCTTCTACTTACATTTCGCCCAGAATAAACTCGATAAGTACTTTCACCAGAGCGAAGAGGTCGGTAAGCCTCCGCGTAATTTGTTGCTCAACATTCCCAGTTTTGTAGAGGCCTTCAGCTGCAACGTACCTCGCAAAGTGTAA